A stretch of the Rhizomicrobium sp. genome encodes the following:
- a CDS encoding ABC transporter transmembrane domain-containing protein yields the protein MAQNGEEYAEQVEFAAAARPKARSLRPLRQLVPFLKPYRAAIAIATLALICSSTASLLIPPALGQLVQHGFSEALAAHIDAYFFPLIGIALALAVATAIRFYFVTWLGERVIADIRKAVFDHVIGLTPAFFEVTRTGEVLSRLTADTTLIQTVIGSSASVAARNLVMLVGALVLLFITSIKLTGLVMGIVVLVLIPLLLFGRWVRTLSRKSQDRIADTSARASETLNAVQTVQAFTREAAERQLFGAAVESSFTVAILRTRARAVMTAVVMAAVTCCVVGVFWVGAHDVVAERMSIGTLTQFAGYAIIFVSGMGAMSETWGDLQRAAGASERLMELLHTVPQIAAPLHPRAIAKPVKGAVSFKDVTFHYPSRPNFKALNGFTLDIAPGEAVALVGPSGAGKSTVFQLLLRFFAPQAGAVTFDGIDLADLDPTDLRGNMAVVSQDSVVFSGSLADNIRYGRPDASDADVRRAAEAAAAAEFIERLPNGYDTLVGERGVTLSGGQRQRVAIARAILRDAPLLLLDEATSALDAENERLVQIGLDNLMAGRTTIVIAHRLATIQRLKRIVVMDQGRVVGEGSHAELVAGGGLYAHLADLQFTGALALAS from the coding sequence GTGGCGCAGAACGGGGAAGAATACGCGGAGCAGGTGGAATTCGCCGCCGCCGCCCGGCCAAAGGCCCGGTCGCTGCGCCCCTTGCGCCAGCTCGTCCCCTTCCTGAAGCCCTATCGCGCGGCCATCGCCATCGCGACCCTGGCTCTGATCTGCTCCTCGACCGCCAGCCTCCTGATCCCGCCCGCGCTGGGCCAGCTGGTGCAGCACGGCTTCAGCGAGGCCCTCGCGGCGCATATCGACGCCTATTTCTTTCCCCTGATCGGGATCGCGCTGGCGCTCGCCGTGGCGACCGCGATCCGCTTCTACTTCGTCACCTGGCTGGGCGAGCGGGTGATCGCGGACATCCGCAAGGCGGTGTTCGATCACGTGATCGGCCTGACCCCGGCCTTCTTCGAAGTGACCCGCACCGGCGAAGTGCTGTCGCGGCTGACCGCCGACACCACGCTGATCCAGACGGTGATCGGCTCCTCGGCTTCGGTCGCGGCGCGCAACCTCGTGATGCTGGTCGGCGCACTGGTCCTCCTCTTCATCACGTCGATCAAGCTCACCGGCCTGGTGATGGGCATCGTGGTGCTGGTGCTGATCCCGCTGCTGCTGTTCGGCCGCTGGGTGCGCACGCTGAGCCGCAAGAGCCAGGACAGGATCGCCGACACCAGCGCCCGCGCCAGCGAGACGCTCAATGCGGTGCAGACCGTCCAGGCCTTTACCCGCGAGGCTGCCGAGCGGCAGCTGTTCGGTGCCGCGGTGGAGTCCTCCTTCACCGTCGCGATCCTGCGCACCCGCGCCCGCGCGGTGATGACCGCGGTCGTGATGGCGGCGGTGACCTGCTGCGTGGTCGGCGTGTTCTGGGTCGGCGCGCATGACGTGGTCGCCGAGCGCATGAGCATCGGCACGCTCACCCAGTTCGCGGGCTATGCCATCATCTTCGTCAGCGGCATGGGCGCGATGAGCGAGACCTGGGGCGATCTGCAGCGCGCCGCCGGCGCGTCCGAGCGCTTGATGGAATTGCTGCACACCGTGCCGCAGATCGCCGCGCCGCTGCATCCGCGCGCCATCGCCAAGCCGGTCAAGGGCGCGGTCTCGTTCAAGGACGTCACCTTCCACTACCCCTCGCGCCCGAACTTCAAGGCACTGAACGGCTTCACGCTCGACATCGCGCCGGGCGAGGCGGTGGCGCTGGTCGGGCCCTCCGGCGCCGGCAAGTCGACGGTGTTCCAGCTCCTGCTGCGCTTCTTCGCGCCCCAGGCCGGCGCGGTGACCTTCGACGGCATCGATCTCGCCGATCTCGACCCCACCGATCTGCGCGGCAACATGGCGGTGGTGTCTCAGGACAGCGTGGTCTTCTCCGGCTCGCTGGCCGACAACATCCGCTACGGCCGGCCCGATGCGAGCGACGCCGACGTCCGCCGCGCCGCCGAGGCCGCCGCCGCGGCCGAATTCATCGAGCGCCTGCCGAACGGCTACGACACGCTGGTGGGCGAGCGCGGCGTCACGCTCTCCGGCGGCCAGCGCCAGCGCGTCGCGATCGCCCGCGCCATCCTGCGCGATGCGCCGCTGCTGCTGCTCGACGAAGCGACCAGCGCGCTGGACGCCGAGAATGAACGCCTGGTGCAGATCGGGCTCGACAACCTCATGGCCGGCCGCACCACGATCGTGATCGCGCACCGCCTCGCGACCATCCAGCGCCTCAAGCGCATCGTGGTGATGGATCAGGGCCGCGTGGTGGGCGAAGGCAGCCATGCCGAGCTCGTCGCCGGCGGCGGCCTCTATGCCCATCTCGCCGATCTGCAATTCACCGGCGCCCTGGCGCTGGCAAGCTGA
- a CDS encoding SMP-30/gluconolactonase/LRE family protein, whose amino-acid sequence MRPATRAALTAGSVILVGALALAARTLSAYGVFTDVTPGFSGICTAVPTANGPGDIAIDETTGLAFISTLDRRAKAAGHPSKTDGLYAISLRDGALHPRKLAGAPSDFHPHGIGLYRAPDGSLTLMAINHRSDGTHSVDMFAVLGHGAATALHETGSIQSDALVSPNAIAAADGSRFYVTNDHASRTHFGRQLDDLFILPRANVLYYDGTVFRPVADRLAYPNGIALSPDGRFVYVAEAYGRRLVAYNRNPFSGGLEEAATLPLSTNLDNLRFDASGRLWVGSHPKVFAMNAFRHDPAKPAPSEIFKVTLANGLPQSANLVYADTGAQIGGASVAAVSGNRMLIGSPLDNHILDCRLAP is encoded by the coding sequence ATGCGGCCCGCGACGCGCGCCGCGCTCACCGCCGGGTCCGTCATCCTGGTCGGGGCCTTGGCGCTCGCCGCCCGCACCTTGTCGGCCTATGGCGTCTTCACAGACGTGACGCCGGGTTTTTCCGGCATCTGCACCGCCGTGCCGACGGCGAACGGTCCCGGCGACATCGCGATCGACGAGACGACGGGCCTCGCCTTCATCTCCACCCTCGATCGCCGCGCCAAGGCGGCCGGGCATCCATCGAAGACCGACGGCCTTTATGCGATCTCCCTGCGCGACGGTGCGCTGCACCCCCGCAAGCTCGCGGGCGCGCCGTCCGATTTCCACCCCCACGGCATCGGTCTTTACCGCGCGCCGGACGGCAGCCTTACCCTGATGGCGATCAACCATCGCAGCGACGGCACCCACAGCGTCGATATGTTCGCGGTACTGGGCCATGGCGCGGCGACGGCGCTCCATGAGACCGGCAGCATCCAGAGCGACGCGCTGGTCAGCCCCAACGCCATCGCCGCGGCGGATGGCAGCCGGTTCTACGTCACCAACGATCACGCGAGCCGGACGCATTTCGGCCGCCAGCTCGACGACCTCTTCATCCTGCCGCGCGCCAATGTCCTGTATTACGATGGCACCGTGTTCCGGCCGGTTGCCGACCGCCTGGCGTACCCCAACGGGATCGCGCTCTCGCCGGACGGCCGGTTCGTCTATGTGGCGGAGGCCTATGGCCGGCGGCTGGTCGCCTATAACCGCAATCCCTTCTCGGGCGGACTGGAAGAAGCCGCGACGCTGCCGCTCTCCACCAATCTCGACAATCTGCGCTTCGACGCATCGGGCCGCTTGTGGGTGGGCAGCCATCCCAAGGTCTTCGCGATGAACGCCTTCCGCCACGACCCGGCGAAGCCGGCGCCGTCGGAGATCTTCAAGGTGACGCTCGCGAACGGACTGCCGCAGAGCGCAAATCTCGTCTACGCGGACACCGGCGCCCAGATCGGCGGCGCCAGCGTCGCGGCGGTCAGCGGCAACCGGATGCTGATCGGCTCGCCGCTGGACAATCACATCCTCGATTGCCGGCTGGCGCCTTGA
- a CDS encoding response regulator transcription factor: MRVLLIEDDSAMARSIELMLRSEGLNVYTTDLGEEGIDLGKLYDYDIIVLDLQLPDMSGFEVLKALRVAKVQTPVLILSGNAIVEAKVKALGFGADDYMTKPFHKDELVARIQAVVRRSKGHSQSVITTGKLIVNLDAKTVEVDGSRVHLTGKEYQMLELLSLRKGTTLTKEMFLNHLYGGMDEPELKIIDVFICKLRKKLAAATNGDNYIETVWGRGYVLRDPQGEEIVAA, encoded by the coding sequence ATGCGTGTTCTCCTGATCGAAGACGACAGCGCCATGGCGCGAAGCATTGAATTGATGCTCCGCAGCGAGGGCCTGAACGTCTACACCACGGATTTGGGCGAAGAGGGCATCGACCTCGGCAAGCTCTACGATTACGACATCATCGTGCTCGATCTGCAGCTGCCCGACATGAGCGGCTTCGAGGTCTTGAAGGCCCTGCGCGTCGCCAAGGTGCAGACGCCGGTGCTGATCCTCTCGGGCAACGCGATCGTCGAAGCAAAGGTCAAGGCGCTGGGCTTCGGCGCCGACGACTACATGACCAAGCCGTTCCACAAGGACGAGCTGGTCGCGCGCATCCAGGCCGTGGTCCGCCGCTCCAAGGGCCACAGCCAGTCGGTCATCACGACCGGCAAGCTGATCGTGAACCTCGACGCCAAGACGGTCGAGGTCGACGGCAGCCGCGTGCACCTGACGGGCAAGGAATATCAGATGCTCGAGCTGCTCTCGCTGCGCAAGGGCACGACGCTGACCAAGGAGATGTTCCTCAACCATCTTTATGGCGGCATGGACGAGCCGGAGCTCAAGATCATCGACGTCTTCATCTGCAAGCTGCGCAAGAAGCTCGCGGCGGCGACCAATGGCGACAACTATATCGAGACCGTCTGGGGCCGCGGCTATGTGCTGCGCGATCCGCAAGGCGAGGAAATCGTGGCGGCGTAA
- the fliI gene encoding flagellar protein export ATPase FliI codes for MRDIAAIAPVRRFGRVARIEGLLVEVTGAAGAVSLGGQVRLTSSSGKTIPCEVVGFRDGRAQVMPLGSLDGMTLGARADFDDRPAVIFPSEAWLGRVLDGFGNPTDGKGPLPTGPEPYPLKANPPPAGHRARVGGKLDLGVRAMNAFTTCCRGQRMGIFSGSGVGKSTLLAMLARNSDADAIVIALVGERGREVKEFVEDDLGEEGLRRSIVVAATSDEPPLVRRQAAYVGMAIAEQLRDRGLHVLLLMDSVTRFAMAQREVGLSAGEPPASKGYTPTVFAELPRLLERAGPGLQGKGGSITGLFTVLVEGDDHNEPVADAVRGILDGHIVLERNIAERGRFPAINILKSVSRAMPGCNTKEEQVLVQRARAPLAVYDDMAELIRLGAYKSGTNAEVDLAVKVYPQLEAFLSQKKDECSSFTECYAALEKIVGTAPGKGNGA; via the coding sequence TTGAGAGACATCGCCGCCATCGCGCCGGTCCGCCGTTTCGGACGGGTGGCCCGGATCGAGGGCTTGCTGGTCGAGGTCACCGGCGCCGCCGGGGCCGTCAGCCTGGGCGGTCAGGTACGCCTAACCTCAAGTTCCGGCAAGACAATTCCGTGCGAGGTGGTCGGTTTCCGGGACGGACGGGCGCAAGTCATGCCGCTCGGCAGCCTCGACGGCATGACGCTCGGGGCACGGGCCGATTTCGACGACCGGCCGGCGGTGATCTTCCCCAGCGAAGCCTGGCTCGGCCGGGTGCTCGACGGTTTCGGCAATCCCACCGACGGCAAGGGGCCGCTCCCCACCGGTCCGGAACCCTATCCGCTCAAGGCCAATCCGCCGCCGGCCGGCCATCGGGCACGGGTCGGCGGCAAGCTCGACCTCGGCGTGCGGGCGATGAATGCGTTCACGACCTGCTGCCGGGGACAGCGCATGGGCATCTTCTCCGGCTCGGGCGTCGGCAAATCGACCCTGCTGGCGATGCTCGCGCGCAATTCCGACGCCGACGCGATCGTCATCGCGCTGGTCGGCGAGCGCGGCCGCGAGGTGAAGGAATTCGTCGAGGACGACCTGGGCGAGGAAGGCCTCCGGCGTTCCATCGTCGTCGCGGCCACCTCGGATGAGCCGCCGCTGGTCCGCCGCCAGGCCGCCTATGTCGGCATGGCGATCGCCGAGCAGCTGCGCGACCGGGGCCTGCATGTCCTGCTGCTGATGGACTCGGTCACGCGATTCGCGATGGCGCAACGCGAGGTCGGTCTTTCCGCCGGCGAGCCGCCGGCGAGCAAGGGCTATACCCCCACCGTGTTCGCCGAGCTGCCGCGGCTTCTGGAACGCGCCGGCCCGGGCCTGCAGGGGAAAGGCGGCTCGATCACCGGCCTGTTCACCGTCCTCGTGGAGGGCGACGATCATAATGAGCCAGTCGCCGACGCGGTGCGCGGCATCCTGGACGGCCATATTGTGCTGGAACGGAACATCGCCGAGCGCGGCCGCTTTCCGGCGATCAACATCCTCAAATCGGTCTCGCGCGCCATGCCGGGCTGCAATACCAAGGAGGAACAAGTGCTTGTGCAGCGGGCCCGCGCGCCGCTCGCGGTTTACGACGACATGGCAGAGCTGATCCGGCTCGGCGCCTACAAATCTGGCACGAATGCTGAAGTGGATCTGGCCGTAAAGGTTTATCCGCAACTCGAAGCCTTCCTGTCTCAGAAGAAGGACGAGTGCTCGTCGTTTACCGAATGCTATGCCGCTCTTGAGAAGATCGTCGGCACGGCACCGGGGAAAGGTAATGGAGCATGA
- a CDS encoding flagellar FliJ family protein: MKRGDTLIRLRRFRVDEMKRRMATLDGMKSDAERKLADLEESVARERQRAGDSDIGRLAFPSFLRSIETRRENLRATLKDIERERITAQTDLNTAFQDLKSLEFATEQQAKRTAEIESRRAQSRLDEMALVRHLRKHAMRGA; encoded by the coding sequence ATGAAGCGTGGGGATACGTTGATCCGCTTGCGGCGCTTCCGCGTCGACGAGATGAAGCGCCGGATGGCGACGCTCGACGGCATGAAGTCCGATGCGGAGCGCAAGCTTGCCGATCTCGAGGAGAGCGTGGCGCGTGAGCGCCAGCGGGCCGGCGATTCCGACATCGGGCGCCTGGCCTTCCCGTCCTTCCTGCGCTCCATCGAGACGCGGCGCGAGAATCTGCGCGCCACGCTGAAGGACATCGAGCGCGAGCGCATCACCGCCCAGACCGACCTGAACACCGCGTTCCAGGATCTCAAGAGCCTCGAATTCGCCACGGAGCAGCAGGCCAAGCGCACCGCCGAGATCGAGTCCCGCCGCGCCCAGTCCCGCCTCGACGAGATGGCGCTGGTCCGCCATCTGCGGAAGCATGCGATGCGCGGCGCTTGA
- a CDS encoding DoxX family protein yields MSFSEYISPLVGRLILAWFFLGEALAYANQWDGTIQLMALKGIPAAPVLLALALIVMTLGGLSLVFGFQTRHGAMLLFGFTIVVSIAMHDFWLIGTAIDRAADYAIFARNMAIAGGLLLLVGMGPGPVAIDSIKPKPRR; encoded by the coding sequence ATGTCCTTTTCCGAATACATCTCGCCGCTGGTCGGCCGCCTGATCCTCGCCTGGTTCTTCCTCGGCGAGGCCCTCGCCTATGCCAATCAATGGGACGGCACGATCCAGCTCATGGCGCTCAAGGGCATTCCGGCGGCGCCGGTCCTGCTCGCCTTGGCGCTGATCGTGATGACGCTGGGCGGCCTGTCGCTGGTCTTCGGCTTCCAGACCCGGCACGGCGCGATGCTGCTGTTTGGCTTCACCATCGTGGTCTCGATCGCGATGCATGATTTCTGGCTGATCGGCACGGCGATCGATCGCGCCGCGGATTACGCGATCTTCGCGCGCAACATGGCCATCGCGGGCGGCTTGCTCCTGCTCGTGGGGATGGGGCCGGGCCCGGTCGCGATCGACAGCATCAAGCCCAAGCCGCGGCGCTGA
- a CDS encoding DUF2207 domain-containing protein: MGAAAVAAAAAGSTRRSRAGRACGRLARLFACLIAAAAPTAATADDIERVTDYRQDVTVAPDSRIDATETITVNAQGDSIVHGIYRDFPTIYPGRVHVAFEVSHVTLDGVDAPYAVLDIANGKRVRIGDSDTTLSHGRHVFTLHFATDRQIAFGKDHDELYWNVTGNGWDFAIDHVRAVVHLPANGRLMGWDFFTGPQGAHGRAARAEKLAGNTIAFETTETLDPNDGLTVDVRFAKGAVTAPARNYLLRDNRGPFAALAGLIVLLLYFSAVWLLVGRDPARGNVIPLYAPPHDLSPAAMRFIRHMHFDRKAFAATLVDLAVKGVLTIGETKHVLGPTYAVTRTGAAEVTLPKAEAGVAENLLGWDSEPVELTQANRSRIAAAVATLKKDLGDAYETVYFRQNHAWFWPGLGLIALSALGAAVFSDDLGGAFLTYLWSGLFGVATSLFGFYAFRAWQAVFAGPGARAVHLGIALLRTLAALPFAATWIGVTFFIEDALQPVTIAILAAEGVVAAAFYVLLRAPTLLGARLRDEIDGFTLYLRTAEQPRLEAAAPPQVTPALFEKFLPYAIALDCETQWSRKFEAAMAAAGEGAAAADHHFYVPMWYQGDAFGQLGTAGFASSIGLSLGGAVAAASVAPGGGSGGGGFSGGGGGGGGGGGW; encoded by the coding sequence GTGGGGGCGGCGGCGGTGGCGGCGGCGGCGGCTGGTAGCACGCGGCGTTCACGGGCCGGCCGCGCATGCGGACGCCTGGCGCGCCTCTTCGCATGTCTGATCGCGGCGGCGGCCCCGACCGCCGCGACAGCCGACGACATCGAGCGCGTGACCGATTACCGCCAGGACGTGACGGTCGCGCCGGACAGCCGGATCGATGCGACCGAGACCATCACGGTCAACGCCCAGGGCGATTCCATCGTCCACGGCATCTACCGCGATTTCCCGACGATCTATCCGGGCCGCGTCCATGTTGCGTTCGAGGTCTCGCATGTGACGCTCGACGGCGTGGACGCGCCTTACGCGGTGCTCGACATCGCGAACGGAAAGCGGGTGCGGATCGGCGACAGCGACACGACGCTCAGCCATGGCCGGCACGTCTTCACGCTGCACTTCGCGACCGACCGCCAGATCGCGTTCGGCAAGGACCACGACGAGCTCTATTGGAACGTCACGGGCAATGGCTGGGATTTCGCGATCGATCATGTGCGTGCCGTCGTCCATCTGCCCGCGAACGGCAGGCTTATGGGCTGGGACTTTTTCACCGGGCCGCAAGGCGCGCACGGCAGAGCCGCGAGGGCCGAAAAGCTGGCCGGCAACACGATCGCGTTCGAGACGACCGAGACGCTCGATCCCAATGACGGCCTGACCGTCGATGTGCGTTTCGCCAAGGGCGCGGTGACGGCGCCGGCGCGCAACTACCTGCTGCGCGACAATCGCGGGCCGTTCGCGGCGTTGGCGGGATTGATCGTCCTGCTGCTCTATTTCAGTGCGGTGTGGCTGCTGGTCGGGCGCGATCCGGCGCGCGGCAACGTGATCCCGCTCTATGCCCCGCCGCACGACCTGTCTCCGGCCGCGATGCGCTTCATCCGGCACATGCATTTCGACCGCAAGGCGTTCGCGGCGACGCTGGTGGACCTGGCGGTCAAAGGCGTGCTGACGATCGGTGAGACCAAGCATGTCCTGGGACCGACCTATGCGGTGACGCGGACCGGCGCGGCGGAGGTGACGCTGCCCAAGGCCGAAGCCGGCGTGGCGGAGAACCTGCTGGGCTGGGACAGCGAGCCGGTCGAACTGACCCAGGCGAACCGTTCGCGCATCGCCGCCGCCGTCGCGACGCTGAAGAAGGATCTCGGCGACGCGTACGAGACGGTCTATTTCCGCCAGAACCACGCTTGGTTCTGGCCCGGGCTCGGCCTCATCGCGTTGAGCGCGCTGGGCGCCGCGGTATTCTCCGACGATCTGGGCGGCGCGTTCCTCACCTATCTGTGGAGCGGGCTGTTCGGTGTCGCGACGAGCCTCTTCGGCTTCTATGCCTTCCGCGCCTGGCAGGCCGTGTTCGCAGGTCCCGGTGCGCGGGCCGTGCATCTCGGCATCGCGCTGCTCCGCACGCTGGCGGCGCTGCCTTTCGCGGCGACCTGGATCGGCGTGACCTTCTTCATCGAAGACGCGCTCCAGCCGGTCACCATCGCCATCCTCGCTGCGGAAGGCGTGGTCGCCGCGGCGTTCTATGTCCTGCTGCGCGCGCCGACCTTGCTGGGCGCCAGGCTGCGCGACGAGATCGACGGCTTCACGCTCTACCTCAGGACCGCCGAGCAGCCGCGGCTCGAGGCGGCAGCGCCGCCGCAAGTGACGCCGGCGCTGTTCGAGAAATTCCTTCCCTATGCCATCGCGCTCGATTGCGAGACGCAGTGGAGCCGCAAATTCGAAGCCGCGATGGCGGCGGCCGGCGAGGGCGCTGCGGCTGCCGATCACCACTTCTATGTGCCCATGTGGTACCAGGGCGACGCGTTCGGCCAGCTCGGCACTGCAGGCTTTGCGTCCTCCATCGGCCTGTCGCTGGGCGGCGCCGTTGCGGCGGCTTCCGTCGCGCCAGGCGGCGGTTCGGGCGGCGGCGGCTTCTCGGGCGGGGGCGGTGGTGGCGGCGGCGGCGGCGGCTGGTAG
- a CDS encoding DUF2207 domain-containing protein, which produces MLRGVLALVTVLALAVMPSAAQDEQSSEARHQGSPPAAAAEAPAGDAAADLRPDEERITDFDSDITVAKNGTLTVTESIAVNATGEQIRHGIYRDFPTLYTDPHGVRVRVRFDVMGVTLDGAPAPYDTESISNGVRVKIGDKDSMVSPGRHIYALSYITARQIGFFDKYDELYWNVTGVGWIFPIDKAAATIHLPKGAKILQSAVYTGPQGSSAHNGSAEPLSGDTIRFVTTEPLGSHEGLTVAVGFAKGAVVPPSDAELKRDFIIDNASAIVAVLGVLALAIFYLAAWWHYGRDPKRGTVIPLFAPPAGLSPEAVRYIHNMAYDRKAFAAALINMAVKGYLTIAEAGGTYTLTRTGKSEAAAQLSASESAMGKELFDGPEDSIELKQTNHSAVQSAISALKIALSRECERHYFVTNSGWFWGGLGILALTGGAAALLSDDAQTTAVMLGIVALWAAGASYLLHAAWRNWVSLFVDHGSRVTHFFVALLASVFAVPVAGLLIAALFFLKEVPWPAFAALLTGGVLAYVFYYLLKAPTVSGAAIMDQIDGFKLFLETAEKDRLEILNPPQVTPAVFEKFLPYAIALDCENQWSRKFEAEAAAAGLGSDQNYGYVPLWYVGSNFGQLGTAGLVSSIGSSLGSAAASASVAPGSSSGSGGGGFSGGGGGGGGGGGW; this is translated from the coding sequence ATGCTGCGCGGCGTTCTCGCGCTGGTCACGGTGCTGGCGCTTGCCGTCATGCCGTCCGCCGCGCAGGACGAGCAGAGCAGCGAAGCCCGGCACCAGGGCTCGCCGCCGGCCGCAGCAGCCGAGGCCCCGGCCGGCGACGCGGCCGCCGACCTGCGGCCCGACGAAGAGCGCATCACGGATTTCGACAGCGACATCACGGTCGCGAAGAACGGCACGCTGACCGTCACCGAAAGCATCGCGGTCAACGCGACGGGCGAGCAGATCCGCCACGGCATCTATCGCGATTTCCCCACCCTCTACACCGATCCGCACGGCGTCCGGGTGCGGGTGCGCTTCGACGTGATGGGGGTGACGCTGGACGGCGCGCCGGCGCCCTACGACACCGAATCGATCAGCAACGGCGTGCGGGTCAAGATCGGCGACAAGGACAGCATGGTGTCGCCCGGGCGGCACATCTATGCGCTGAGCTACATCACGGCGCGGCAGATCGGGTTCTTCGACAAGTACGACGAGCTCTACTGGAACGTCACAGGCGTGGGCTGGATCTTCCCGATCGACAAGGCCGCGGCGACGATCCACCTGCCCAAGGGCGCGAAGATCCTGCAATCCGCGGTCTATACGGGGCCGCAGGGATCGTCGGCGCATAATGGCAGCGCCGAGCCGCTCTCCGGCGACACGATCCGCTTCGTCACGACGGAGCCCCTGGGATCGCATGAAGGCCTGACCGTCGCGGTCGGCTTCGCGAAGGGCGCGGTGGTGCCGCCGTCGGATGCCGAACTGAAGCGCGATTTCATCATCGACAATGCGAGCGCGATCGTCGCGGTGCTGGGCGTGCTGGCGCTGGCGATCTTCTATCTCGCCGCGTGGTGGCATTATGGCCGGGATCCCAAGCGCGGCACCGTGATCCCGCTGTTCGCGCCGCCCGCCGGGCTGTCGCCCGAAGCGGTGCGCTACATCCACAACATGGCCTATGACCGCAAGGCGTTCGCCGCGGCGCTCATCAACATGGCGGTGAAGGGCTATCTGACCATCGCCGAGGCCGGCGGCACCTATACGCTGACGCGCACCGGCAAGAGCGAGGCCGCGGCGCAGCTCTCGGCCAGCGAAAGCGCGATGGGCAAGGAGCTGTTCGACGGACCCGAGGATTCGATCGAGCTCAAGCAGACCAATCACAGCGCCGTCCAGAGCGCGATCAGCGCACTGAAGATCGCGCTGAGCCGCGAGTGCGAACGGCATTATTTCGTCACCAACAGCGGCTGGTTCTGGGGCGGGCTGGGCATCCTGGCGCTGACCGGCGGCGCTGCGGCGCTGCTGAGCGACGACGCGCAGACCACCGCCGTGATGCTGGGCATCGTCGCGCTCTGGGCGGCCGGCGCGAGCTATCTGCTGCATGCGGCATGGCGCAACTGGGTCAGCCTGTTCGTCGATCACGGCTCGCGCGTCACGCATTTCTTCGTTGCGCTGCTGGCGAGCGTCTTCGCCGTGCCGGTCGCAGGATTGCTGATCGCCGCGCTGTTCTTCCTGAAGGAGGTGCCGTGGCCGGCCTTCGCCGCGCTGCTGACCGGCGGCGTCCTCGCCTATGTGTTCTATTACCTGCTGAAGGCGCCGACCGTGTCGGGCGCCGCGATCATGGACCAGATCGACGGCTTCAAGCTGTTCCTCGAAACCGCGGAGAAGGACCGGCTGGAGATCCTGAACCCGCCGCAGGTCACGCCGGCGGTGTTCGAGAAATTCCTGCCCTATGCCATCGCGCTCGACTGCGAGAACCAGTGGAGCCGGAAGTTCGAGGCGGAAGCCGCGGCCGCGGGCCTCGGTTCGGATCAGAATTACGGCTATGTGCCGCTCTGGTATGTGGGCTCGAATTTCGGCCAACTGGGGACGGCGGGGCTCGTCTCCTCCATCGGCTCGTCGCTCGGCAGCGCGGCGGCGTCCGCGTCGGTCGCGCCCGGATCGAGCTCGGGCAGCGGCGGCGGCGGATTCTCCGGTGGGGGCGGCGGCGGTGGCGGCGGCGGCGGCTGGTAG
- a CDS encoding LemA family protein, whose product MVLYIVIAVVVLIVLWGIMTYNGLVSRRAMVAEGWSGIDAQLKRRADLIPNLVETVKGYATHERTTFDELARLRSTAGVSQDPAQRAAAETAITAAIGKVMAVAEAYPELKASANFQQLQTDLENLEDQIQLARRYYNGAVRNYNVSVQQFPSNLVAGATGFTTAQFFQLDNAADRNAPKVSFS is encoded by the coding sequence ATGGTGCTTTACATCGTCATCGCCGTCGTCGTCCTGATCGTCCTTTGGGGCATCATGACCTACAATGGGCTCGTCAGCCGCCGCGCCATGGTCGCGGAGGGGTGGAGCGGCATCGACGCGCAGCTCAAGCGCCGCGCCGACCTGATCCCCAACCTGGTCGAGACCGTGAAGGGCTATGCCACGCATGAGCGCACGACGTTCGACGAGCTGGCGCGGCTGCGCTCGACCGCCGGCGTCAGCCAGGACCCGGCCCAGCGCGCCGCGGCCGAGACCGCGATCACCGCGGCGATCGGCAAGGTGATGGCGGTGGCGGAAGCCTATCCCGAGCTCAAGGCTTCGGCGAATTTCCAGCAGCTCCAGACCGATCTCGAGAATCTCGAGGACCAGATCCAGCTCGCCCGCCGCTACTACAATGGCGCGGTGCGCAATTATAACGTCAGCGTGCAGCAATTCCCCTCCAATCTCGTGGCGGGTGCGACGGGCTTCACGACGGCGCAGTTCTTCCAGCTCGACAACGCCGCGGACCGCAACGCGCCGAAGGTCTCGTTCAGCTGA